From Nocardia sp. NBC_00416:
ATGGTCTCGACTGCGGCCGCCAACTGCCCGACCTCGGCAGGCGCATCGGTGTCGACCAACCGGAACCGTCCCGGCCATTCGTGCTGGGCACTGCGCACCAGTCCCGCGAGCGCCTGCCGCGAAAGGGCCCCGGGTGAGCAGTCCGTCCCGTCGATCACCACCGCGAGTTGCGAATCGGCCCACAGATCGTCGTTCACCCAGTCCTGCAGCAGCGTGATGTGCTCGGCGACGACGCGATGCGTCGCCGCGGCGACATCGTCGATATCGCTCGCCGACGGCTCCGGCACGGCGAGCACCACCGCCGGTACCGGTCTCCCGTCGCGGACCGCGTCACGCAGCGCTGCCGGACCGGTGAATCCGCCCGCACCGCCGCCGGCCGCGATGACCGCGACCTCGCCGCGCGCCACGGCCGCTACCGGGCCGGCGGGCCGCCGGATCAACCGGCCGGGCACCCCGTCGTCCGGGCCGGTCGGCAGAGTCGCCGGCAGCAGGGTCACCTCATCGATCTCGACGATCGGATCACCGTCGGCCGCCGCGAGTCGTATTCCGGCGCTGTATCGATCGGTGCGCGCGAGATACGCGGTCACCGGCCCACGCGGTTGGGAGCGGACCCGGACCCCGCGGAACTGAGCGGGCACCACCGTACCCGATCCGGCGTTCAGCACGGCCGCGACGAACGGGTGGAGCACCGCGTCGAGCAGCGCCGGATGCACGCGATATCCGCTGTCGGCCGGGACTGTCCGGTCGAGTTCGACGACCGCCCGGAGCCGTCCGGATTCTGCCACCGCCCACTGCCGCAGATTCCGGAACGCCGGACCGTACCGGTAACCGTCGGCGGCCAGGTCGTCGTACAGTTCCGCGGTCGACCGCTGCGGGACCAGCAGCTCGCCCTGCGCCTGCGCCCTGGCACACGCCGACCCGGACCGCGTCAGCTGCCCGGTCGCATGGGTCACCCAGTCGGAGTCGGCGGTGCGCGAGCGGATGGACAGGTGCCGCGTCGCTCCCGGACCGCGGTGCTCGGGTGCGGCCACCACGACCTCGACGACTCGGTCGGATTCGGCGAGCGGCATCGGGACCGTCAGGTCGAGCTGTTCGACCTCCTCGTCTCCCGCGACCGCGGCGGCGTACAGCGCCAGATCCAGGAATCCGGTCCCGGGAAAGATCGCTGCGCTGCCGACCACGTGATCGGCGAGCCACGGCGCGGAGCGCAACGAGACGACTCCGGTGAGCAGCACGGCGTCGTCGACGGAACGCACGACCGTCGCGAGGACCGGATGGTTCCGGTCGCTCGGCCGCGGACTGCTCCAGTAACGGGTACGGCTGAAGGCGTAGGTGGGCAGCGGGGTCGTCTCCGCGGGCCTGGTCCGCGCGAGGTCGCGCCACCGCAGGTCCGCGCCGTCGAGGTAGAGCGCCTCCAGCGCCCGCGCCGCGGTGACCGGTTCGGCGCCACGGCGGGTCGCGGTCGCCGCGAGGACCACCGGCGGTTCCGCTGCCGAGTCCGGTACCGACTGCGTGATCATCGGCAGCAGGACCGCGTCGGGTCCCACCTCCAGGTAGGTGCGGACTCCGGCGTCGTGCAACGTCCGGACCGCATCGGCGAATCGGACGGTGCGGCGTGCGTGCCGCACCCAGTAGTCGCTGCCGAGTTCGGCCGCGGAGTCGACGATCCGGCCGGTGAGCGAGGAGACCAGCGCGATCCGCGGCGACTCGATCCGCACGCTGTCGGCGACCCGTGCGAACTCATCGGTGATCGCGTCCATGTGCGGGGAATGGAACGCATGGGAAACAGTGAGCAGGCGGGCTTTCCGGCCCGCGGACCGATACTCGTCGGCTACCGCCTCGACCGCGGCGCGGTCCCCGGAGATCACGATGGCGCGCGGCGCGTTCACCGCCGCGATATCCACACCGGCGTATTCGGCGAGCGAGCCGAGGACCTCGGCTTCGGTGGCCTCCAGCGCGGCCATCGCCCCGGGCTCGGCGATCTCGTCCATCAGCCGCCCACGCGCCGCGACCAGTCGGCAGGCGTCATCGAGGTCCAGCACCGCGGCAACGTGCGCGGCGGCCAGTTCGCCGATCGAATGTCCGGCTACGAAATCCGGCCGAAGGCCCAACGATTCGAGCCACCGGAACATGGCGACCTCGAACGCGAAAACGGCCGGCTGGGTGTAACGCGTCCGGTGGACGAGATCCGCCCCGGCCGCGCCGGACAGCACCGGCCCGAGGGGCTGTGGCAGGTACCGGTCGAGGTGGTCGATCACCTCGGCCAGTGCCGTCGCGAACGCCGGGACCGATCCGGCCAGCGAGACACCCATCCCGACCCGCTGGCTGCCCTGGCCGGAGAATACGAACGCGCGCGGGCGCACTCGATCCGGAGGTCCGGCGACGAATGCGCCGGCGCTGGGCGAACCGGCGGCGACCGCGTGCAGCGCCTCCAATATCCCGTCCGGGTCCGGCCGTACCACCGCGCGATATGCGAATCCCTCGTCCACGCGGCACAATTCGTCCGCCACCGCGAGCAGGCCGGCCGGAACACGGGCAGCCGCCGCGGTACGCAGCGCCGCCGCATGGGCGCGCAGCGACTGCGCCGACCGCGCCGAGAACACCAGCGGCACCGGCAGTTCGTCCGCTGCGGATCCCTGCCCCCGCACTCGGACAGATTCCTCGTTGCCGCTCTCATCGGTGCGCCACGAACCGACCGGCTCGCCCGGCTCCTGGAGGATCGCGTGCGCGTTGGTTCCGCTGATGCCGAACGAGGAGATCGCGGCGATCCGCGGGCCGCCGGTACGCGGCCAGGGCACCGGCCCGGCGGCCGGGACGTCGAGATGCGCCCGGTCCCAATCCACCAGGCGACTCGGGCTGCCGACATTGATCGTCGGCGGCACCGTGCCCGAACGCAGCGCGCCGACCAGTTTGATCACGCCGGTCACCCCGGCCGCGGCCTGGGTGTGGCCGATATTGGATTTCACCGATCCGACCAGTACGGGCCGCTGCGGACCGTGCGCCCGGCCGTAGGTCGCGGCGAGCGCCTCCGCCTCGATCGGGTCGCCGAGAGCGGTCCCGGTGCCGTGCGCCTCCACCACGTCGACGGCGTCGGCGGTGATTCGTGCGTCCGCGAGCGCGGCCGTGATCACCCGCTGCTGCGCGGTCCCACTCGGCGCGGTGAGCCCGTTGCTCGCACCGTCGGAGTTGATCGCGGTGCCACGCACGACGGCGAGGATGCGATGCCCCGCGCGCACCGCGTCCGCGCGACGTTCGACCAGCAGCGTCGCGACAGCTTCCGCCCAGACCGTACCGTCGGCGTCGTCGGCGAAGGGTTTGCACCGGCCGTCGCCCGCGAGGCCGCCCTGTCTGCCGAATTCGGTGAACATGCCGGGGGCCGCCATCACACACACCCCGCCGACCACGGCGAGGTCGCATTCCCGGTCGCGCAGTGCCCGCACCGCCAGGTGCAGTGCGACCAGCGACGAGGAGCACGCGGTATCGATGGTGACCGCGGGCCCCGCGAAGCCGAAGTGGTAGGCGAGCCGGCCGGAGATCACACTGTTGGTGGTCCCGGTCAGCAGATACCCGGCCGCGGCGGACTCCGCCTCGTGCATTCTCGGCCCGTACTCCTGCTGGACCGCACCGATGTACACACCTGTCACACTGCCGCGCAGGGCACTGGGCGCCAGACCTGCCCGTTGCAGGCACGTCCACGTCGATTCGAGCAGGAGGCGCTGCTGTGGGTCCATGGACTGCGCCTCGCGCGGGCCGACACCGAAGAACGCGGCGTCGAATTCCGCGGCGTCGTAGAGAAAGCCGCCCCGCTGGGTGCCGAGAGCACCTCCTGCCCCGGTGTCGCGCAGCGCCGCGAGGTCCCACTCGCGATCCGTGGGCAACTCACCCACGAGCTCCCGGCCTTCCGCGAGTGCCGCCCAGAGTTCCTCGGGCGTATCCAGTCCGCCGGGCCAGCGTCCGGCCGTCGACACGATCACCACCTCGTCGTCGCCGGACTCCGGCCGGACCGGACCCTGCCCGGTGTCCGCCGGACCGGGTCCGCTCGGCGCCCGGGCACCGGTCCACGGCACCGGTTGCTCCTCCGCCCCGCGCAATTCGGCGAGATGGGCGATCACCGCGCGGGGTGTGGGGTGGTCGTAGACCAGTGACGCGGGCAGTGTCAGTCCGGACAGCTCCGCGACCGTGTCCCGGAACTGGACCGCGCCCAGGGAGTCCATGCCCAGAGATTTGAAGTCACGTCGCAGTTCGTCGTCGGTCGGCGAGGTCGTGCCGAGTACCCGTGCCAGCGCCGCGCCGACAGCGGCCGCCGGTTCGATTGCCGCGGACACGGACGGATCCGGTTCCGCACCGTGCGGCGGTACCGCCGTCGCGGACACCTCCCTGCCCGCTGCCGGGTCCAGCCAATGGGCTGTGCGCTGAAAAGGGTAGGTGGGCAGGTCGATCCGCCGGCGCGAGCCGGACAGCTTCTCCCAGCCGACACCGGCCCCCGCGCATTCGATCTCGGCCAGCACTCGCACGAACTCGG
This genomic window contains:
- a CDS encoding SDR family NAD(P)-dependent oxidoreductase, encoding MPADLRAFDSSSPGSDRRGQDELPASASGPIAIVGMAGRFPGADDIARFWELLAAGGDAITTDDRQPRPGGFLRNVTGMDGGFFAVSAAEAAAMDPQQRLLLELAWEALEDSRTSPAAKRGGSVGVYIGGMHGDYENLANAAPPTRHTLTGLNRGMLANRISYFLGLRGPSLTVDAGQASSLVAVHLAVQAIRHGECDEALAGGVNLALSDRETGIAEQFGALSPDHTCFTFDERANGYVRGEGGALVALKPLAAAVAAGDRIYAVVHGSAVNNDGANSDSLTTPSADAQADVLRAALDDASLGPEQIDYVELHGTGTPVGDPVEAAALGRVYGTTPHRRGALRVGSVKTNIGHLEGAAGIAGLVKAALAIRHSEIPPTRNFRSPNPRIPLGDLGLEMVLTRTPWRAAGTIAAGVSSFGMGGVNCHLVLCAPPDAGAPDPRPPRRGDDPTPLVLSAATPGALRARAGQLRDALTASTDLDDLAYSLHTTRARHDHRAVIVGRDRGELLSGLEAAAAGAPTAQVVAGAVARTEHGAAGRIAFVFPGQGAQRPGMARALYRTSPAFAARLDAVVEHFAPHLDIDLLDLLTGESDTAALLDRTQYTQPALFAVELALFEFAGEFGVAADYLIGHSIGELVAATASGAFEVAEAARLVAERGRLMQSAPRGGAMVAIAAAETELREYRETVGADFDIAAVNHRRATVISGDAATVTVVGAAFAARGHRTTELAVSHAFHSAYMDSAAAAFHDVVSATTVGPLAIPVVSNVTGRLLTGSELADPGYLARQLRQTVRFGAGVETLLDHEVTCFVELGPGSGLSSAIRAAPGVDGRSIAAIPALRAGIAGAAEFVRVLAEIECAGAGVGWEKLSGSRRRIDLPTYPFQRTAHWLDPAAGREVSATAVPPHGAEPDPSVSAAIEPAAAVGAALARVLGTTSPTDDELRRDFKSLGMDSLGAVQFRDTVAELSGLTLPASLVYDHPTPRAVIAHLAELRGAEEQPVPWTGARAPSGPGPADTGQGPVRPESGDDEVVIVSTAGRWPGGLDTPEELWAALAEGRELVGELPTDREWDLAALRDTGAGGALGTQRGGFLYDAAEFDAAFFGVGPREAQSMDPQQRLLLESTWTCLQRAGLAPSALRGSVTGVYIGAVQQEYGPRMHEAESAAAGYLLTGTTNSVISGRLAYHFGFAGPAVTIDTACSSSLVALHLAVRALRDRECDLAVVGGVCVMAAPGMFTEFGRQGGLAGDGRCKPFADDADGTVWAEAVATLLVERRADAVRAGHRILAVVRGTAINSDGASNGLTAPSGTAQQRVITAALADARITADAVDVVEAHGTGTALGDPIEAEALAATYGRAHGPQRPVLVGSVKSNIGHTQAAAGVTGVIKLVGALRSGTVPPTINVGSPSRLVDWDRAHLDVPAAGPVPWPRTGGPRIAAISSFGISGTNAHAILQEPGEPVGSWRTDESGNEESVRVRGQGSAADELPVPLVFSARSAQSLRAHAAALRTAAAARVPAGLLAVADELCRVDEGFAYRAVVRPDPDGILEALHAVAAGSPSAGAFVAGPPDRVRPRAFVFSGQGSQRVGMGVSLAGSVPAFATALAEVIDHLDRYLPQPLGPVLSGAAGADLVHRTRYTQPAVFAFEVAMFRWLESLGLRPDFVAGHSIGELAAAHVAAVLDLDDACRLVAARGRLMDEIAEPGAMAALEATEAEVLGSLAEYAGVDIAAVNAPRAIVISGDRAAVEAVADEYRSAGRKARLLTVSHAFHSPHMDAITDEFARVADSVRIESPRIALVSSLTGRIVDSAAELGSDYWVRHARRTVRFADAVRTLHDAGVRTYLEVGPDAVLLPMITQSVPDSAAEPPVVLAATATRRGAEPVTAARALEALYLDGADLRWRDLARTRPAETTPLPTYAFSRTRYWSSPRPSDRNHPVLATVVRSVDDAVLLTGVVSLRSAPWLADHVVGSAAIFPGTGFLDLALYAAAVAGDEEVEQLDLTVPMPLAESDRVVEVVVAAPEHRGPGATRHLSIRSRTADSDWVTHATGQLTRSGSACARAQAQGELLVPQRSTAELYDDLAADGYRYGPAFRNLRQWAVAESGRLRAVVELDRTVPADSGYRVHPALLDAVLHPFVAAVLNAGSGTVVPAQFRGVRVRSQPRGPVTAYLARTDRYSAGIRLAAADGDPIVEIDEVTLLPATLPTGPDDGVPGRLIRRPAGPVAAVARGEVAVIAAGGGAGGFTGPAALRDAVRDGRPVPAVVLAVPEPSASDIDDVAAATHRVVAEHITLLQDWVNDDLWADSQLAVVIDGTDCSPGALSRQALAGLVRSAQHEWPGRFRLVDTDAPAEVGQLAAAVETIADPEVVLRSGRVHEAAVEPLRPADSSGGNGRDADPFDGTVLVTGASGALARIVCRHLVTAHRARRLLLVSRTPVRAELIGELERLGAEVTTAACDIAEPGRIGQLLAGIDPATPLTAIFHLAGVLDDAALTTIEPGQLAATLRPKVDGAWNLHEQTLHCRELRAFVLFSSMVATTGNPGQSCYGAANSFLDGLARLRHSLGLPATSIGWGLWEAAEGMGSALTNTERARLRRSGVGSLTAEQATRYLDIALAAGAQHVLATSAWRTAAVTPAGRWPATASRPADIDTAPVDPLDSADQGVLPPGPRKDIAAALVRDAVARALGFASGADLDLRRGFLDMGVDSLAAVELRNEISRACGLRLPATVLIDYPTVEQLGEHLAELLERGESSPVPKASGADFDLAGLLAQLERANRESTIADGAARDQLLTQLRELTSKVDRARRTDELDLTPATDDEIFDLIDNQLGLSRDEA